From the genome of Egibacteraceae bacterium, one region includes:
- the cdd gene encoding cytidine deaminase, producing the protein AGGGVGGSVERGPLVERARAVRANAHAPYSGFAVGAALLAGDGRIFVGVNVESAAFPAGVCAERAALAAALAAGARELVAIAVAGSGHVPCVPCGVCRQALHDLAPGLEVLAAGEGGEAVPYRLHDLLPHPFGP; encoded by the coding sequence GGCCGGCGGGGGTGTCGGCGGGAGTGTCGAGCGCGGCCCGCTCGTCGAGCGGGCGCGGGCGGTCCGCGCGAACGCGCACGCCCCGTACTCGGGCTTCGCGGTCGGCGCGGCCCTGCTCGCCGGCGACGGGCGGATCTTCGTTGGCGTGAACGTCGAGAGCGCCGCGTTTCCCGCGGGCGTGTGCGCCGAGCGGGCCGCCCTCGCCGCCGCGCTGGCCGCCGGCGCGCGCGAGCTCGTCGCCATCGCGGTCGCGGGCAGCGGCCACGTCCCCTGCGTGCCCTGCGGGGTGTGCCGCCAGGCCCTGCACGACCTCGCGCCCGGCCTCGAGGTGCTCGCCGCCGGTGAGGGCGGGGAGGCGGTGCCCTATCGCCTG